The following coding sequences lie in one Cloeon dipterum chromosome 1, ieCloDipt1.1, whole genome shotgun sequence genomic window:
- the mask gene encoding ankyrin repeat domain-containing protein 17 isoform X1: MKSVKMPNVAKNSQSDGQKVEKVSAERDYGKLSSTPQSSGSSPRKSDENNYSNFMPTTSSSDSEEEDDVSEVSSFVIENNDFEDLCKTSEKYLERNASLPEDSEHHERTVDPETQARLEALLEAAGISKLSSSDGKALADPEVLRRLTSSVSCALDEAAAALTRMRHDNPRAPQQETRSLVEACSGGDVCTVRKLLSEGRSVNETTEEGESLLSLACSAGYLELAQVLLAMSAGVEDRGIKGDCTPLMEAASAGHADIVQLLIDNGADVNAQSSTGNTPLMYACAGGHLEVVEILLKSHANVEDHNENGHTPLMEAASAGYVNVAKILLDNGAGINTHSNEFKESALTLACYKGHLEMVRFLLAAGADQEHKTDEMHTALMEASMDGHVEVARLLLDSGAQVNMPTDSFESPLTLAACGGHVDLALLLIERGANIEEVNDEGYTPLMEAAREGHDEMVALLLGQGANINAQTEETQETALTLACCGGFVEVSEFLIKAGADIEAGASTPLMEASQEGHIDLARYLLTVGANVNATTSTGDTALTYACENGHTDVAELLLQNGADLEHESEGGRTPLMKACRAGHLCTVQFLVSKNADVNRQTTNNDHTPLSLACAGGHQTVVEFLLANHADPFHKLKDNSTMLIEASKGGHTHVVHMILDYPNSVMTQQQVAIATAAAAAVAPHPPGSLSNSSTQPPSPAPTPTATQSTPGLHEVPEAVRAAAPPIEDTAPAPSSATATTPVNAAKSGMSAAVQGKSSAQKSAVRKSRPGSTQEGSPPATQDVDKRFVTLAETEFLAQGLDPELLSQKSMTQLKDLESKLKLEEEKNLQKKIMEELQRVEEELVSTPHKLLGEPAPTTQQAAELPPSGAPSSSGSSSSASPPATKVKVLDIPFEDINKGITNISLPTDLTFSSLPPNFFSPLCATTLPVSFYGSPASKVAPQLGQSLSALSQQGIDLGAMANQTGFSLASMPSISFQAPTAVTSASTTSIQNAPVPTAAQILGDVPTSFHAAAAAAPDSTTIGFNLASPTTIQDRPKAKPVSKKDGKSRINKQQLAALQLHQITQLNQQLQAHVANQPPISEIAGSDVKVANEAHAKSLMQQTAHTQQTLQQLHQLQNQLKQLEETGIGGASQSQIHQILQKHIKQSSKGRDGKCSQVAKEEGDKDDISVEETFIEEKTADLLAALQLQFDQKSMDTSLSYQKAVEEALNMSMLSPQPTQQPGLPGSQTINIQFPAPPALDASEAVARNAAIQRLDYIPVKMQLKQSNEIIVPGTNIHMSYQLPMNQPAVSLPANAFVQAAVPSEESNLFASGSGPPGQAQLQAISSRLAQASASLGGLKPHKIPMLPPQIATAPQTPEGGVTPTSVPSSGSRSSSTSSVSGSDTKQTVTSSTTAAATVSTSTQSTTSIAPSVTQAATQTPNKKKGSKKNAILAAATQPIRPTLTAAAVAAQQQPVAVNQQQQHAHHHHQQLVEDDKTLLAQHQNIMQNYQYDATTGVPIYQNGTTPYSCAPCPQQFHGIDVDSETDSNHDTALTLACAGGHEDLVELLLSRGANIEHRDKKGFTPLILAATAGHEKVVKILLDHHADIEAQSERTKDTPLSLACSGGRIEVVSLLLSRNANKEHRNVSDYTPLSLAASGGYVNIIKLLLNAGAEINSRTGSKLGISPLMLAAMNGHTAAVKLLLDMGSDINAQIETNRNTALTLACFQGRNEVVSLLLDRKANVEHRAKTGLTPLMEAASGGYVEVGRVLLDKNADVNATPVPSSRDTALTIAADKGHVRFVELLLTRGAQVEVKNKKGNSPLWLAANGGHLSVIEMLYNHSADIDSQDNRKVSCLMAAFRKGHVKAVKWMVHRVNQFPNDLEMSRYMSTINPNEKELLEKCDECVKEIRSAKELQATKASQNADNLLEELDMEKNREELKKAAAARRRERKKKKKLEKKEEKQRKQDENDGDDKESGDEDDKDNEPQENEETNKVALQNENAAEVAPRNEVLVDKEEGDSGIDANSQGSCSSNDVKNKDKRKEKKKKNKAAMSPPGAGAKSDKENSPEPLLEKEAPKSKQASPLPVSKDIKASTVAPILPAEKPVPTPVAALHTATESNTVSGKQRVNSRANKIPHLMFEATPKPQQHPAEREDFEATGNETYIPSSKSKKSSSHLSASNQYCDPEVQASAKSSAGPKQGGKDGWNTVTRKYFNSPFKSKKVTVPSNAISRVIGRAGSNINAIRNVTGAHIEVDKQNKGPGDRTITIKGSPEVTKHAHNLISALVKDPDADLNTILPNVTAAATKKNAAAAVTASSATWTAEVTKAAASAMKSSKAANSTTTLKPIPLSSQTSGAIKQNVVANAQLQKLGWTLDSKPELPALESMPAAAGLTPLVRNPTNAKGASGASTSGSRGGSTAPRHVAAAEKRAALAAAATSNTKTTMSYTTAIMTAGRPTKITATTTQTFAAKLTESAAPTATAAANPAAPAASSQPKQSRGAATSVPLAATAPPSPSKPAASRASTAGIPSLIDAVTIVKPLMAESVPNGPPVPTVHSQQGRKTPQDQQPIQAPQQQQQPIARPASQTDTPQYSLFDNKPSWVNDPSQKNMNFASVAAAGGAAATVQTIAQPKFMETPLTPVADVNKAPGYRGNHNMQSPVLSKAGMITSQLTNYKNVGPSYSSEPAAPINMNTSSNSKATQPIGRPSSHGEIGRPSSHGEIGRPSSHGEIGLPPVPHMMTERTSGHLLLQSASNMEPPPSQQQYTVAPSSGYEHPSPMLNVVQPLVSLQEVGQQNMMQPYQQSQQLNAAPNMATHYQSGVAANQASAASMSPPSMHSRLNPRATDFSSSLHAMSGKQQPQQASQTNVQQPPPHQQMPPHAMQQMYNMHGGQNSSTSLILNHYKPMSAGGSFHRGGGGPPGHHQLPPTRWPQDILNIMPGGNMAPELLGIENGAAHMHHGSPSNMSPSANNNSPPVDQHTGVQQQMKKQHGAMADENRGKLHPIGSERLWKANSNAEPPDSWAMQQNPTSWNNMPQNPRYMNRTMLTRDDMDPNYHNMPDGSHGYMNGGAPTINMMQHGGMYMPPYMQGFADMGPDVIGKIEGPSWDQAARTGMTDLPDKSQGWTNWSK; the protein is encoded by the exons ATGAAGAGTGTCAAAATGCCGAACGTCGCAAAGAATAGCCAGTCTGATGGACAAAAAGTTGAGAAAGTAAGTGCTGAACGCGACTACGGGAAACTCTCGTCAACTCCCCAATCGTCAGGATCGAGCCCGAGGAAATCCGACGAGAACAATTACAGTAACTTCATGCCAACCACAAGCTCGTCCGATAGCGAGGAAGAAGACGATGTTTCGGAG GTGAGCTCCTTTGTGATAGAAAACAATGATTTCGAAGATTTGTGCAAGACCTCCGAAAAATACCTTGAGAGGAACGCGTCGTTGCCAGAAGACTCGGAACACCATGAAAGAACAGTGGATCCTGAAACACAAGCCAGACTGGAGGCACTGCTAGAAGCAGCTG GTATAAGTAAGCTATCCTCTTCTGATGGAAAGGCGCTCGCAGACCCTGAGGTTTTGAGACGCCTGACATCAAGCGTTTCCTGCGCACTGGACGAAGCGGCGGCAGCCCTCACCAGAATGCGCCACGACAACCCCAGAGCGCCGCAGCAGGAAACCAG ATCACTGGTTGAAGCTTGCTCCGGCGGTGATGTTTGCACCGTCAGGAAGTTGCTTTCAGAAGGGCGAAGTGTAAACGAAACAACCGAGGAAGGCGAGAGTCTGCTTTCCCTAGCCTGCTCAGCGGGGTACCTAGAGCTTGCCCAG GTCCTTTTGGCGATGAGCGCGGGGGTCGAGGACAGAGGAATCAAAGGAGACTGCACGCCTCTCATGGAGGCAGCCTCGGCAGGCCATGCAGACATTGTCCAGCTGCTCATTGACAATGGTGCCGACGTCAATGCACAATCGTCCACAG GAAATACACCTTTGATGTATGCTTGTGCTGGCGGCCACCTAGAAGTCGTTGAAATCCTTCTGAAGTCACATGCCAACGTGGAGGACCACAATGAGAATGGGCACACGCCCTTGATGGAGGCCGCGAGCGCCGGCTACGTGAACGTAGCCAAGATTTTGCTGGATAACGGCGCCGGGATAAACACGCACTCCAATGAGTTCAAAGAATCCGCCCTCACCCTAGCTTGCTACAAAGGCCACCTAGAAATGGTCCGCTTTCTTTTGGCTGCTGGAGCAGATCAA GAGCACAAAACGGATGAAATGCATACGGCCTTGATGGAAGCGTCAATGGATGGACACGTCGAGGTTGCCAGGTTGTTGCTGGACTCAGGGGCACAG GTGAATATGCCAACTGATAGCTTTGAATCACCACTCACCCTGGCAGCGTGTGGTGGTCATGTTGACCTGGCCCTTCTACTCATTGAAAGAGGAGCAAACATTGAGGAGGTTAATGACGAAGGCTACACCCCGTTGATGGAAGCGGCAAGAGAAGGGCACGACGAAATGGTAGCTCTACTCTTGGGACAAg GAGCCAACATCAACGCTCAAACAGAGGAAACTCAAGAAACTGCTCTGACATTGGCATGCTGCGGTGGTTTTGTTGAGGTGTCTGAATTCCTAATCAAGGCCGGTGCTGACATCGAGGCGGGCGCGTCCACGCCTCTGATGGAAGCGTCGCAGGAGGGGCACATTGACCTGGCGCGCTACCTGCTGACGGTGGGGGCCAACGTAAACGCCACCACCTCGACCGGAGACACGGCACTCACCTATGCTTGCGAGAACGGCCACACGGACGTAGCTGAACTGCTTCTGCAGAATGGAGCCGACCTTGAACACGAGTCTGAAGGGGGCAGGACGCCCCTGATGAAGGCTTGCAGGGCCGGCCACCTCTGCACGGTTCAGTTCCTCGTGTCCAAGAACGCCGACGTCAACAGACAGACCACCAACAATGACCACACCCCTCTGTCCCTGGCATGCGCTGGAGGCCACCAAACAGTCGTCGAGTTCCTCCTTGCCAACCACGCTGATCCTTTCCACAAGCTGAAG GATAACTCAACAATGTTAATTGAGGCGTCGAAGGGTGGGCACACACACGTCGTCCATATGATCCTCGACTATCCAAATAGTGTGATGACCCAGCAGCAAGTTGCCATCGCCACTGCTgcggcagcagcagtcgcACCCCATCCGCCTGGCTCCCTGAGCAACTCAAGCACCCAGCCTCCATCCCCTGCCCCCACGCCGACCGCCACCCAATCCACCCCTGGCCTTCACGAAGTGCCAGAGGCGGTCAGAGCGGCAGCACCCCCTATCGAGGACACCGCACCGGCGCCTTCTTCCGCGACCGCCACCACTCCCGTGAATGCGGCCAAGAGTGGCATGTCTGCGGCGGTCCAGGGCAAAAGCTCCGCGCAGAAGTCAGCAGTTCGCAAATCAAGACCTGGCAGCACTCAGGAAGGCTCGCCTCCAGCGACGCAGGATGTCGACAAGCGGTTCGTCACGCTGGCAGAGACTGAGTTCTTGGCCCAAGGGCTGGACCCTGAGCTGCTCTCTCAAAAGAGTATGACGCAGTTGAAAGACTTGGAATCCAAACTCAAACTTGAGGAGGAGAAAAACCTGCAAAAGAAGATCATGGAGGAGTTGCAAAGGGTGGAGGAAGAGTTGGTCAGCACGCCGCACAAGTTGCTCGGAGAACCCGCACCTACCACCCAACAAGCAGCTGAACTTCCACCTTCAGGCGCACCGTCATCGTCAGGATCGTCGTCGTCTGCTTCACCACCTGCCACCAAGGTCAAAGTCCTTGACATTCCGTTTGAAGATATCAATAAGGGGATCACCAACATCAGCCTACCAACag ACCTGACCTTCAGCAGTTTGCCCCCGAATTTCTTCTCGCCGCTCTGCGCTACCACGCTGCCAGTGAGCTTTTATGGGAGTCCCGCCAGTAAGGTGGCACCCCAACTGGGCCAATCACTCAGCGCCTTGAGCCAGCAGGGCATCGACCTTGGTGCTATGGCTAATCAAACAGGATTTTCACTAGCATCGATGCCTTCTATTAGCTTCCAAGCACCTACTGCTGTGACCTCTGCCTCGACGACTTCCATCCAAAACGCCCCTGTCCCGACTGCTGCCCAGATTCTTGGGGACGTGCCGACCAGCTTCCACgctgcggcggcagcggcccCGGACTCGACCACCATTGGCTTCAATCTCGCCTCACCAACCACGATCCAAGACCGGCCTAAGGCGAAACCTGTTTCCAAGAAAGATG GAAAAAGCCGAATCAACAAGCAGCAGCTGGCTGCCTTGCAACTTCATCAGATCACGCAACTGAACCAACAACTGCAGGCTCACGTCGCAAACCAACCACCGATCAGCGAGATCGCGGGAAGTGACGTCAAGGTAGCTAACGAAGCGCATGCAAAATCATTGATGCAGCAAACTGCCCACACGCAACAAACGCTGCAGCAGCTCCATCAGTTACAGAACCAACTGAAGCAGCTTGAAGAGACTGGCATTGGTGGTGCATCCCAAAGCCAGATCCACCAGATCCTTCAAAAACACATAAAGCAGAGCTCCAAGGGTAGAGACGGCAAGTGCAGTCAAGTCGCCAAGGAAGAGGGGGACAAGGATGACATCTCTGTTGAGGAAACCTTCATTGAGGAAAAGACGGCGGATCTCTTGGCGGCCTTGCAACTGCAATTTGATCAGAAGTCGATGGATACCTCTTTGTCATACCAGAAAGCTGTCGAGGAGGCTCTCAACATGTCCATGTTGTCGCCTCAGCCCACCCAACAACCTGGGCTCCCCGGCAGTCAAACCATCAACATCCAGTTTCCCGCACCTCCAGCCTTAGACGCAAGCGAAGCCGTTGCCAGAAATGCAGCTATTCAAAGGCTCGATTACATCCCAGTCAAGATGCAGCTAAAGCAATCTAATGAAATCATTGTG CCTGGAACAAATATTCACATGTCCTACCAACTGCCTATGAATCAACCGGCTGTCAGTCTGCCAGCAAATGCATTTGTTCAAGCTGCTGTCCCGTCAGAAGAATCTAACCTGTTTGCAAGTGGCAGTGGCCCTCCAGGGCAGGCTCAACTACAAGCTATCAGCTCTCGATTAGCTCAAGCTTCGGCTAGCCTTGGTGGCTTGAAACCACACAAGATTCCTATGCTACCACCACAGATAG CCACAGCTCCTCAAACCCCTGAAGGAGGAGTGACGCCGACATCTGTGCCGAGCAGTGGCAGTAGATCTTCCTCGACCAGCAGCGTCAGCGGAAGCGACACCAAGCAGACTGTGACCTCGTCGACCACCGCGGCCGCCACTGTGTCCACGAGCACGCAGTCAACCACAAGCATTGCTCCCTCTGTGACGCAGGCGGCCACGCAGACGCCGAACAAGAAAAAGGGCAGCAAGAAAAATGCCATCCTCGCTGCGGCCACTCAGCCGATCCGCCCGACTctaacggcggcggcggtggccgcTCAGCAGCAACCAGTTGCTGTGAATCAGCAACAGCAGCATGCGCACCACCACCATCAACAGTTAGTTGAAGATGACAAAACTCTGCTGGCACAGCATCAAAATATCATGCAGAACTATCAGTATGACGCAACCACAG GAGTGCCCATATACCAGAACGGAACGACGCCTTACTCGTGCGCACCTTGTCCTCAGCAGTTCCACGGAATCGATGTTGACTCTGAAACTGACAGCAACCACGACACAGCTCTCACGCTTGCGTGTGCGGGAGGTCATGAAGACCTGGTGGAGCTGTTGCTCAGTAGGGGCGCCAATAttg AGCATCGTGATAAAAAGGGATTCACCCCCTTGATACTTGCTGCGACTGCGGGCCATGAGAAGGTGGTGAAAATCCTTCTGGACCACCACGCAGACATTGAGGCCCAATCTGAAAGAACCAAGGACACGCCCCTCTCTCTAGCGTGCTCTGGAGGCCGAATCGAAGTGGTCAGCCTTCTCCTGTCTCGCAACGCCAACAAGGAGCACAGGAACGTGTCCGACTACACTCCTCTCAGTCTCGCCGCTTCGGGAGGCTACGTCAACATAATTAAACTGCTTCTCAACGCCGGCGCTGAAATCAACTCGCGCACAGGCAGCAAGCTTGGCATTTCTCCTCTTATGCTCGCGGCAATGAATGGACACACAG CTGCGGTGAAGCTACTCCTTGACATGGGCAGCGACATCAACGCCCAAATAGAGACAAATCGCAACACTGCTCTGACGCTTGCCTGCTTCCAAGGCCGAAACGAGGTGGTCAGCCTCCTCCTTGACCGCAAAGCCAACGTTGAGCACCGTGCAAAGACTGGCCTCACGCCACTCATGGAGGCGGCCAGCGGCGGTTACGTTGAGGTCGGTCGCGTACTCCTGGACAAGAACGCTGATGTCAACGCCACACCCGTCCCCTCGTCCAGGGACACAGCCCTCACAATAGCGGCCGACAAGGGCCACGTCCGCTTTGTTGAGCTGCTGTTGACCCGCGGGGCCCAAGTGGAAGTGAAGAACAAGAAGGGCAATTCTCCCCTTTGGCTAGCAGCCAACGGTGGCCATCTGAGCGTCATCGAAATGCTGTACAACCACTCTGCCGACATCGATTCGCAGGACAACAGGAAGGTGTCGTGCTTGATGGCCGCCTTTAGGAAAGGCCATGTCAAGGCTGTCAAGTGGATGGTCCATCGGGTCAACCAGTTTCCCAACGACCTGGAAATGTCCAGATACATGTCGACAATTAATCCTAATGAGAAGGAGCTGCTAGAAAAATGCGACGAGTGTGTTAAAGAAATCCGATCTGCTAAAGAACTGCAAGCTACTAAAGCCAGCCAGAACGCGGACAACCTCTTGGAAGAACTTGACATGGAGAAAAATCGCGAGGAGTTGAAGAAAGCTGCGGCAGCTAGGAGGCGAgaacgcaagaagaaaaagaagctgGAAAAGAAAGAGGAGAAGCAGCGCAAGCAGGATGAAAATGACGGCGATGACAAAGAGAGCGGAGATGAGGACGACAAAGACAATGAACCTCAAGAAAACGAGGAGACTAACAAGGTGGCTCTGCAGAATGAGAACGCCGCTGAGGTTGCTCCCAGAAATGAAGTGCTCGTGGACAAAGAAGAAGGCGATAGCGGTATTGACGCTAATAGCCAGGGCAGTTGCAGCAGCAATGACGTCAAGAACAAAGATAAGCGgaaggagaagaagaaaaagaataaGGCGGCCATGTCACCTCCAGGTGCTGGAGCTAAGAGTGACAAAGAAAACTCTCCCGAGCCACTCTTGGAGAAGGAGGCGCCAAAGTCGAAGCAAGCTTCTCCTCTCCCTGTTTCTAAAGACATCAAGGCTTCTACCGTGGCGCCCATTCTGCCAGCGGAGAAGCCTGTCCCGACGCCTGTGGCTGCCCTGCATACCGCAACTGAATCAAACACAGTTAGCGGCAAACAACGAGTAAACAGCAGAGCCAACAAGATCCCGCACCTCATGTTTGAGGCTACTCCAAAACCGCAACAACATCCCGCTGAGAGAGAAGACTTTGAGGCGACTGGCAATGAGACGTACATCCCGTCGTccaagagtaaaaaatcatcCTCTCATCTCAGTGCATCCAA CCAATACTGTGATCCTGAAGTGCAAGCTTCTGCCAAAAGCTCGGCGGGCCCCAAACAAGGCGGAAAGGATGGATGGAACACAGTTACACGAAA GTACTTCAACTCACCTTTCAAATCAAAGAAAGTTACTGTGCCCTCCAACGCCATCAGCAGAGTTATCGGCAGAGCAGGCAGCAACATCAATGCCATCCGAAACGTAACTGGGGCCCATATTGAGGTGGACAAACAGAACAAGGGTCCCGGAGACAGAACCATCACCATCAA GGGATCTCCTGAAGTCACAAAGCACGCGCACAACCTGATTTCCGCGCTCGTCAAGGATCCAGACGCAGACCTAAATACAATTCTGCCCAACGTAACAGCTGCTGCGACCAAGAAAAACGCTGCGGCGGCTGTCACAGCCAGCAGTGCAACTTGGACGGCGGAAGTTACGAAGGCGGCCGCCTCTGCAATGAAGAGCAGCAAGGCCGCGAACTCGACCACTACTCTCAAGCCTATACCGTTGTCTTCCCAAACGAGCGGCGCCATCAAGCAAAATGTGGTAGCGAACGCACAGTTGCAGAAGCTTGGCTGGACCCTAGACAGCAAGCCCGAACTTCCGGCGCTTGAGTCGatgccggcggcggcgggacTGACACCTCTGGTGCGGAACCCCACCAACGCCAAGGGCGCGTCCGGAGCGTCCACGTCTGGCAGTCGAGGTGGCAGCACCGCGCCCAGACACGTGGCCGCCGCTGAGAAGAGGGCAGCCCTAGCAGCCGCAGCAACCTCCAACACCAAGACCACCATGTCGTACACTACGGCCATCATGACTGCGGGCAGGCCGACCAAGATCACGGCCACCACCACGCAGACGTTTGCCGCCAAGCTGACTGAGAGTGCTGCCCCAACGGCCACAGCTGCAGCTAACccagccgcccccgccgcctcctCGCAGCCAAAGCAGTCCCGGGGAGCGGCCACGTCCGTGCCCCTCGCGGCCACAGCGCCACCTTCGCCCAGTAAGCCGGCAGCATCCCGCGCCTCCACAGCTGGCATTCCGTCACTCATTGACGCGGTCACAATTGTGAAGCCCCTAATGGCTGAGTCCGTACCCAACGGACCACCGGTGCCCACAGTCCACAGCCAGCAGGGTAGGAAAACGCCGCAGGACCAGCAGCCCATCCAagcgccgcagcagcagcagcaaccgaTCGCCAGGCCTGCCAGCCAGACTGATACTCCCCAATACTCGCTCTTTGACAACAAG cCGTCATGGGTGAACGATCCAAGCCAGAAAAACATGAACTTCGCCAGCGTCGCGGCCGCAGGTGGAGCAGCCGCCACAGTGCAGACGATCGCACAGCCCAAATTCATGGAAACGCCGCTCACGCCTGTAGCGGACGTAAACAAAGCTCCTGGCTATCGGGGTAACCACAACATGCAGTCACCCGTGCTGTCTAAAGCTGGGATGATTACGTCGCAATTAACGAACTACAAGAACGTCGGACCGTCGTACAGCAGTGAGCCAGCGGCGCCGATCAACATGAACACGTCGTCCAACTCGAAGGCAACGCAACCGATCGGCCGACCGAGCAGCCACGGCGAAATCGGCCGACCGAGCAGCCACGGCGAAATCGGCCGACCGAGCAGCCACGGCGAAATCGGCTTGCCTCCCGTCCCGCACATGATGACAGAGAGGACGTCGGGCCACCTGCTTCTGCAGTCCGCCTCCAACATGGAGCCGCCGCCTAGTCAGCAGCAGTACACCGTGGCGCCATCCTCCGGCTACGAACACCCGTCGCCCATGCTCAATGTGGTGCAGCCGCTTGTCAGCCTCCAGGAGGTGGGCCAGCAGAACATGATGCAACCCTACCAGCAGTCGCAGCAGCTCAACGCGGCGCCCAACATGGCTACGCACTACCAGAGCGGAGTCGCCGCCAACCAAGCGTCCGCGGCCTCCATGTCTCCGCCCAGCATGCATTCCAG ACTCAATCCGAGGGCCACCGACTTCTCGAGCTCACTTCACGCCATGAGCGGCAAGCAACAGCCACAGCAGGCGTCGCAGACGAACGttcagcagccgccgccgcaccagCAGATGCCTCCTCACGCGATGCAGCAGATGTACAACATGCACGGGGGCCAGAACAGCTCGACCTCTCTGATCCTGAACCATTACAAGCCTATGAGTGCAGGAGGCTCGTTCCACAGGGGCGGCGGCGGTCCGCCCGGCCACCACCAGCTGCCACCGACGCGCTGGCCGCAGGACATCCTCAACATCATGCCCGGGGGCAACATGGCGCCCGAGCTGCTCGGCATTGAGAACGGAGCCGCGCACATGCACCACGGCTCGCCGAGCAACATGTCGCCGTCGGCCAACAACAACTCTCCTCCGGTCGACCAGCACACCGGCGTGCAGCAGCAGATGAAGAAGCAGCACGGTGCCATGGCTGATGAGAACCGAGGCAAACTCCACCCCATTGGTTCCGAGAGGCTGTGGAAGGCAAACTCCAACGCCGAGCCACCCGACTCCTGGGCCATGCAGCAGAACCCGACCAGCTGGAATAACATGCCGCAGAACCCACGCTACATGAACCGTACCATGCTCACAAGAGATGACATGGACCCGAACTATCAC AACATGCCTGACGGATCGCACGGCTACATGAACGGCGGGGCGCCAACCATCAATATGATGCAGCACGGTGGCATGTACATGCCGCCGTACATGCAGGGATTCGCCGACATGGGTCCTGACGTGATCGGCAAGATAGAAGGCCCCAGTTGGGATCAGGCTGCGCGAACGGGAATGACGGACTTGCCAGACAAGTCTCAA GGCTGGACGAATTGGAGCAAATAA